CTGGGATTAAGGGGGCTTCCCCAACCCTGGGCCACCACCCAGGCCCTGCTGCCATCAGGTTATaccctccttctcctctccctagTCACCCGTGTCTCCCTCAGGTCACTGGCATCCCCCATTTATGGTACCTGAAGCCTGCATGGTCAGCGAGCTGCCCCTCGATGCTCATCCCCGCATTCTGCCCAGAGCTGGCACCATAGCCCCAGTGCCTCCTGCATCCCTGGTGAGTCTCAGGGTTAGCTGCGTCTAGTGCTCCCTGACATACACACAAGAGAGGGACAATAAGGGAGGGGAAAACTGATAAACTCTGCTTTTGCCACAGTTTTTGTGGCACTGAGCTTGAAGGCCTGGGAGACATGGGCAACTTTAGAAGCAGGAAAGGACAAAGGAGATGGAAGTACATGGAGGTAAGGTGGTGATGACTCAGTTAAAGAGAAAGTGGGGTGAGGGTATCTGGGGACAGAGCTAGAGAGAAGGCCCAGACCTGGTGTGCCCTGTGTGCTCAGCCAGACCTATTGTCTCAGCCTTGGGTCATGACACAAATGGGGCAGGCCACCTGGGAATCCAACTGGCTGCTGGGCACAGGGTGAAGGAGCAGAAGCAACTGCAATAATGTTTCCACAATGGCCCTGACAGGCTGGGCTGTCCAGGGCTACAGTGTAGCAGAATGACCAGCACCAACTGCTTCACTTACTCCCCAAGCTTGGCTGGGCTGGTTCCTGcagtgggggtgggcagggggctgTGTCAGgtcatgttccttttaccctggAAAGTACTCCTTGTGTCCAAAAGGCAGGAAACAGGCTCTAGGCCCCCTGAAAACCTGTGGTGGTACAGCTGGGACCAGTAGCCAAGCCAGGCATCTTAGAATCTCAGACTGAAGGACCTTAAAAAGTCTGATGCTTCTAAACTTGGATGTACATCAGAAAACCTGGGGAGTTCGTTGTCTTGTTTTGTTAAATAAAACCCTGTAGGCCTCGTTCTTAGAGATTATATGAGGGAATTGGGAGGAACACCCCTCTACTATCTCAGCCACACAGCCACAGGGGCAAGAAAGGACACCAGGAAAAgttggaaatagaaaaaatggTTTAGCTAAAAGCCAAAGACTATCAGGACACAAACCTAAGTCAAAAAGCAAATCATAAATCTTTcaaaaaggaatataaatttgAAAGGCAAGTTACTCAGTTGATGGTCTCAGCCTAGCCACAAATCATCTACCCTCTCTACATGCCTTGTTGTGAGAAGTTCAATCTGGCTGCCCTTGGGGAGCTCCCTGTCTGAGAGGGACAGACACTTAACCTGAAAAGTGACTCTCAGACCTGAGGGGAGAATGGGCCACTACCCTAGAGGAGCCCCCTATAGCTGGCAGGGGATTTGACAGTCTGCGAAATGGAGATTAATGGCTGAAAGTGAATCATTTGCCTACTGTAAAGAGATTAAGAAACCCTACCATAGTGAGTTCCTCCAGGTCCTCTTCAGATGACCTTAAGGTTTGGGAGACACAGATCAGAACAGGACCCCCTAACTTGCTCAGACTGCCAAAGTCTTAGGTCTGTGGGCAAAGGTTATGACAAAACTGcccccttctctcctttctctgtctcaGATGTCTTTGGCTTGAGGTGGTGAGAAAGATCCAGAACTGGCCATGCCCTTCAGATCTGAATTAAGACCTTTGCCCCCACCTCACCTCTAGGCTGGAGTTATTCCCCAGTACAAATGAGAAACACATTTCTGAAGGCAGGCAGGGAGAGCAGCCTGGGTTCTGAAAATGGGATGACCTTCTCCCCATTTCCGTCTCATCTCCATCCACTCCCCAGCAGCTGCCGTGTCAAACCCTGTTCCTCACAGATGAGGAGAAGCGTCTACTGGGGCAGGAAGGGGTCTCTCTGCCATCGCACCTGCCCCTCACCAAGGTAATGTGCTTTCCCAAAGGGCATCCCAACTCAGGAGCCCCACTGTGGTCTCTCAGGAGTCAGGATCCTGGGAGGGTTGGAGAGTTGGGGACAGaatggcatctcctggtcccccCAGGCAGAGGAGAGGGTCCTCAAGAAGGTCAGGAGGAAAATCCGTAACAAGCAATCAGCTCAGGACAGTCGACGGCGGAAGAAAGAGTACATCGATGGGCTAGAGAACAGGTACGTTCGGGCTCCTATTTCTGGCTTCCTGTGGGTTATGTCTGGGCCCCCTTCCTCACCAAAGCAGGGAAATCAAGGTCTCATATGTTTGCCGAGTCTAGTGCTCATTTTCCACGCTTTCCAGGGTGGCTGCCTGTTCTGCACAGAACCAGGAACTACAGAAAAAAGTTCAGGAGTTGGAGAGGCACAACATGTGAGTGAAAGCATAGcatgtgtgattgtgtgtgttgGGAGAGAAAGGGGCAGTATACAAGGGCACTGTTCTTGGGCCCTGGTTCTTGAGAGATACTGACTGTTCATTCCTCCTTTCCTAGCTCCCTGGTAGCTCAGCTCCGCCAGCTGCAGACTCTCATTGCTCAAACCTCCAACAAAGCCGCTCAGACTAGCACATGTGTTTTGGTACCATCAGTCCATCCACTGCCCATCTCTCCCACCCCACCACTTGCCACCACACTCGTATCCCAATACCCCCACTCTCCAGCCAGACTTACCTTCCCATCCCTGATGACCTCAACCCACCTCTATTCACTCTGCccttttgctccttttattatCCCCACAGCCCAAGTGTCCTCTTGCTTCCTCCCAGATCCTTCTTTTTTCCCTGGCTCTCATCATCCTGCCCAGCCTCAGCCCCTTTCAGGGTCTACCAGAAGATGGGCCTGAGGATTACCAGCCTCATGGAGGTGAGGGGCAAGGGCAGGGAGGTCTCCAAGTGAGAAGTGAGGGCTCTACTCTCTGTGGTAGTCAGTGGGCAGAAGGGAGGTCTTGTCCTGGCTAGGGTTCCCACCCAAGGGAGCACACTACCACTGCCCTTTCCCCTCTACCCTACAGTGATTTCCAGAAATATCCTGGCCCATAAGGACATGCCTGAAAATATGGAGACCCCAGTGGCAGAGTCCCAACTGGGGAGACCACCTGGGGCCGTGGTCACAAATGGTTCAACAAGGAAATTGCTTGAGAAGATGGGAGAGAAGACAGGCCCCAGTGGGCATGTCAGAACTGTGCTGCATGCAGATGAGATGTGAGCTGGTGCAGGGACCACTCACCTTTCTTTCACCTTCCTGGCACACTTCCCAATCACATTAAGGACTCCAGAGCTCCCCTACTGCTCTGCCTTCCCTGTAGGATTCTCGATCAGTGGCCTTCGCCCTTAGGAGTCTGAGTCACTTCATGACACCCTACATTGTCTTCATCTTGAGGCTCAGTCTGCCTGTGTGAGGGGGCATCTCAAATACTATTGTTAAATATCTgtgatgttatttctttttttgggagaGGGGTGAGGGGAAATAAGTTTTTGttgagaaataaacattttagctAAAACTGTATCCAGGCAATTCTGAAGTAAGTGGTAAAACAGAGGGATGATAGATACTTGGTAAACTGGGGCCTAAAGTTGCCACCCCTTTCCGTCTCTGCTCCCATGACCTCCTTCCCCAAAccaagttgtaacagagaaggtaacttttattgtttttattctgcCTGATAATGATTTGAAAGAGGAAGATGGGCCCGGGGAGAGGGTACTACCATAAGGCCAAGGAGCCAGGGGCACAAATCAGTCCATTCCACTTTCTCTATCAGAGATGATGTCTTTAAAGATGTAGGATAAAAGGGTAGAATGTAGCTATATGGATTCAATTTGTTTCCGGACCTTTTCCAGAGCCTTTCTGTCCAGCAGTCTCTGACGAACGATGACAAGGCAAGCAAAGACCAAGGCTACACCCACGACAGCCCCTTCGAACTTCCAGAATAAGTGTTGTTCCATCAGTGCTGAGCGGCAGCTGAGGGCAGGAAGAAATAGTTATTCCCAGAGAAGGCTAGTCAGCCTCTCCCTCTTATCTCCCACTTCAGCCTATCTAAGATACATCCAAGAGGAAAAGAGGAAACCAGTCAGCCTTCTAATGAGTTTACAATGCATAAATCCCCCTCAGCTCTATCATTCAATTTATTCTCTGGTGAGGCAGGCAGAGCTGGTattaatcaattttctttttttaaaaatttatttattaattaaaaaaataaagaaacaaaataaaacaacatacataatcagtaattcacaatatcatcacttagttgcatattcatcatttcttagaacatttgcatcgatttagaaaaagaaataaaaagataacaaaaaaagaaataaaatgataagagaaaaaaagttatacataccataccccttacccctcgctgtcattgatcactagcatttaaactaaatttattttagcatttgttcccccataattatttttattccatatgttctactcctttgttgacaaggtagataaaaggagcatcagacacaaggttttcacaatcacacagtcacattgtgacagctgtatcattattcaatcatcctcaagaaacacggctactggaacacagctctacattttcaggcagttccctccagcctctccattacatcttgaataacaagatgttCATCAGTTTTCTGGATGAGCAAATACGACCAATATCAAAGTGCTCTAGAGTAAGACTGGAACACTGTGCTGAGTTCAAGTAATGTGTTTCCAAATCCCCTCCTCTTCCCAATGTCTTGCTATCTCCAGACCAGGAGAAAGAGGTTGGGTCATCTGCTTCAAGTCATATGAGCAGAGGAGGGGATCTCAGAGgtttcaaaggaaaggaaaagcactTGCCTTTTGAACTCATTCCTCTTAGATGAGCTGCATGTGATTTTCTCCACATACCCTGTGGAACTACACTCCAGAGTCGTTTTCTGCCatgggagaaggaccaaaggatGTGTTattaaggagaaatagaaaggctgCTTTCTTTAGAAGAGACAGGTGCCAGGGTGCTATGGCACAGAGGTGATCAGCAACAGAGAACTACTGAGGACTTCTGATGGGGTTGGTGGAGGTGTAGTTGCATAATTAGGAATGTGTTTTAGAAAGAACACTTCAGGGACAATAGTCAAGAAGAGGTAGGGGCAGATTCTAGAACCTGCTGGGTTAAAAATGAACATAACATGATTATCAGCTGAATACTGCCATTAACTTGGAAAGAAAGGAGCACGTTTTCAGGGGGAAGACAAGTTCAGATTTGGACATAAACTGAGagtggaagaaaacaaagaaaagacaatGCAAAAGTAACACCAGGTAAGACTTGGGGACTGGTTGGGATATgagaaataaaggagagaaaagagatacTTACACTCTGGAAATCAGAACACGGGGCACACTCTTCTGCCACCACAAACTCTTCCACCATCCAGCATGGCAAGTTGGAGGTGCTCACTAAAAGGAGAGACATACCAGTCCCGGGGCTATTTAGAGAACATTCTTCCCAGAAGCTCTACCCATCCAACCTCCTGGCACGGCGACTGCCCTCATCCCTCGTGGTACCACCCTTTTCCACCAACACGCTTGGAAAACGGGaggatattaaaaacaaagccaaaagaaCCGTGGGGTGTCGGGTCGCCGGACCATCACCCACCTGACTGCTTCTCCTCCCGCACGGGAGCCTCTGCTTGGCTGCAGGCGGTAAGGGGAGGCAAAGGGGCAAACGTCAGAAGCCAGAAAACAGGGAGTCCCCCTCCCCGCGGCCCAGGGTCACCGTCTCCTCCATCCCCCCCCCGGGCGGGGACGACCCGGTCCTCTGGGCCCCTCCTTACCAGAGCGCCCAGGCGAGAGCGCAGAACAACCAGCAGAGGCTGCGGCCCGGAGGGAGGCCACGCCTCCATGCTCCCGCGGGCATGGAGCGCTCCGGGTCGCACCAGCTGGGGCAGCGGGACCTGCCTGGCTGGCCTCGGGCCTCCGTCGGCGCGCAGAGGCGGCGCTCACGCTCAAGCTCTCCCGGCGGTGCCAAGTCAGGGCCGCCAAACTCTGGGGTGGCTCAGCAAAGCAAAGGCTCTATCGGGACGTCCCCATGGCCACAGCGGGAGAAGGCAATACGCACTTGCTGGATAGGGGCTGAGTTCTCCTTTCCTAGCCCCGCGGGGTCTCTGAGGCGGGCCGTGGGGCCGCGAGGCCTAGCGCGCCCTCACCTGGCCTTTCGCTCCGGCGCGGCCATCTTGCCCCGCGAGGGATTCTGGGCGCGGGGCCCGCGGCGCGTGCGGCTCCCGGGCGGGGCCGGCGGGGCGGCGCGCGCGCTCTGTCGCCGGCCGGGGCTTGTGGGCCGTCGGGGTGGTGGCGGGAGACGGTGCCCGCCGGGAGTCAGCGCTCGGCGCCGCTGCACGACGGTCCTGGCAGCCGGCGGCCGCGAGGAGGAAGTGTCGCGGGTCGAGGCCGTCTGCGCTATGCATCGTCTCCTCCCTCTACCCAGTGTGGGTTAGACGAGCGGGAGGGCGTAAAAAGGCTCTCCCAGGACTCTGGATTCTTCCTCAAAGCCCAGGGATTCACCGAGAAGTTTCAGTCTTTCTGACACTCTCCCATTCCTCCGCTTTCCGTCCTCCAAGTCCAGGGAGAAGCTGGGTTTTATGTCCAGGGAGAGACGCGAAAGGGCTTTGTGTCCGGAGCGGGAATACCCGGGCTGCAGGAAGCCTGCCAAGCCCGGAGCCCCTTTCCGCTCTCGGCAGGCGAAGCCCCCTCCTCCCACCGTGATGTATCCCCCTTCCAGCCCCGGCCCTTTGGATCGCCGCCCCAAACGCTCTCAGCTCTTCCTCGCCACTGCGGAATGGAATAGTCATTAGTGCGCGGGAAGAGATTTGAGGTCCCAGGACGTGTTGAGTCTCGATTCAGGTGCTTATTAGCGATGTGATTTAGGACAGTTTCTGGCTAACAGTGTTCTGTGTAAAATGACAATGCTAATATATTTTCTCGGGTTTCCTGAGAGGTGCAAATGACATGCATATGAAAATAGTTTGTCTTTGTACTCTCCCGATAATGTTGCCTCACATTCCTATCATACTCGGAAGTCAACATTTAACTCATTTGGTCCTTTCAAGAATCCTGAGGAAGCAGAATTGCTATGATCCCTTTTTATGAGTAAGCTCTGAGTGTGACTTGTCCAAGCTCACATGGCTAGTGAGTGGGAGAGTTGAGGCTTGAGCCCAGACTTTTCAGCTTTCTCCCAGGCCAGAGATTTATGTCTGCTTTCCACTCACCTGAAGTTAAACcttgacccccccccccacacttcCAGGTTCATGCTTTACTGTCTGGTAATCTATTAGTAACTGTTCTAATTCTGCCATAATTTCCCTTAGTCTCACATGTACGTGTGTCTGCAGCCTCCCACATCACTGGACCATGTGAATTTGGTTTTCTTAGATGCTTAGTAGAAAGGAAAGGAGATACTTAAAATTAAACTTATAAATGTGGGGCTGATAAAATAATTTGGACCTCACTTCTCAAGATCGAAGGGCTTGTCGCCATACTTTTCTCATCATGTTAACCCTGCCCCATGTTTTCCTCCTCCAAGAAGTTCTTCTAGCATGAAGGTCACTGCTTCCACTCTCCTTCAGCCCTAAAGGCTAGGTCACTTTATTGGGGGATTAACAGTATATCTGGTGGTATGtcccataattttatttttcccatcaaACTTAAAGCTGGTTTCTCAAAAGCAGAAATTATCAGACTGTGAAAAGACCACTGGaagagagtaaaaaataaaaataagtccgGCAAAAGCTGAACTTCAATTTTACTTTTCACTTTGTTCATTATTATGTGTGTGTCTGTCAATAGCTGTATGTTAAGGAAAGTAGGTTGTGGGCTTTCCCTACAGTTTTGGGGTATGATAAAGATTTTGGCTGAAAGGTAGCATTGTTACTCTTTACCAAATCCTACATTGTCTCATCACAAGGGTAAGATCTCACTTGCCTTGGCAAGCAACTGAATAGGGTGTCTACCCTGAAACTGCATTTGAAAATAGCTGCTCTGAGCTATAATGAAGTTATCAGTTAATCTGCTTCCTGGGACTCACAAAATGCAAATGTGATTCATCTCTTGAGCAAATTAAACCAGTCAGGCAGTTGACTACAGGCCTCAAACATAAGCTACAAATAGGTAAGTTTTCTCATTACCAAACCGAGGATTGGAGATGTAATAATACATTTATTCAAATCATCTTGCAAGTCCTTCTTGCAGCACTATCAGACTTTTTTCCTGAGTGTTGTCTTTTCCCAACAGAAACAGCAGCACAAGAAACGCTCTGCTGCTGACCTCGGGGTTGTGCTGTCCATCTGCACGCTGCAGGACTGGAGTTTTCTTAAATGCCTTGAATAATCCATGAGTAAAACCTCTAACAGTGTTTTGTTTAAACCAAATCTGACATTTTTCATACATCCCAATAAAAGACCAAGTCCATGAGATagtttttttttggaggggtgcatggtcctggaatctaacccggtctcccgcatagaaggtgagcgttctaccactgaaacacccgtgCCGTGGAAAAAACCATGAGATAGCTTTGCCGCTTAAAACATATTATGCAGGAGGGAAAGGGGGCTATGTATATTTAATAGGTCTGTGGGTCAAGCTGAAGTTTTTTGGTGGGGGTTCTTTTGCATGCCAATAGTTATGCCAAATTTGTCATTCAGTAGTTAGGAACTGTGTGAAAATTTGCTTGTCCCTCTGATTCTAAGTACCACCCAAAGGTTATGTTAACCTAACTTTGTGCTTGACACATAGTTGATGCTCagatatttaatgaatatatgaACTTTTGCTGGGTCTCattttcctcctctataaaagcaaatgataATGCCTAGTAGTTTCCTAAGGGATTGCTGCCAGAGTTAAAAGAAGCTTGCAGGAATAACTCAGTTAATAATTGGTCCCGGTCCTGTTATTTCCCTGAGGCTAAGGCTGTTACTTGCCTAGGGAGATGCATAAAATATTCCTTCTCCTCTCTTGGACTCTGCTGAGCTCAGGTCAAAGCTCTGCCCACAGGCTCCTCTGGGTACCTAGAGGTACCTAGAATGGCTGGCTGGGTACCCTAGAGGAGGCGGGTCCAGATCTCGGGTTCCTTCCTGCCTAGCTCCGTGCTGCTGTCCCCATGGGTTAAACAGCTGGGGGAGGGAGAGATGGGCGACTGATCCTGCCACCCCAGATTCAGGTGGACCAACCACCCTGGAGAGCCAGGAAAAGGAGATATAGTGGACAGTAGCTCTGACAATAATGGATGTTATCCAAACCAGAGACATTTGTGCCAGTGGTGGCCTTTAATTCTGAGAAAGACCATGCAAAGTGACAGGCTAGGGCTAGACCTTCAGGGGACGGTGCTGAGCATCTCTCACAGGACCCTGAAACCCGATCGAGTAACAGACTAAGCCAATTTACTTACACTTAGATTTGCCCTGGAAACCCAGGGATCTCTGGGGCCGGGGACCACcagtccttccttccctcctctcttctcttcctagCTCCTTCTCACCTGCTTTCACGTCTTCAATTCTTTACCCTCCATCCTCTCTGCTGCTCCTTCCCTCTCTACTCTACCTcctatgccttttcttttttaccttctctctccttcctttgttccttctccattttctcctcattctctcGGCCATCCACCCATCCAGCCCTGCTGGCCCTACCTGCTTCTCTTCGTTCCCCTGCCCAGCCCCGCAGCCCTGCCTCCCTCAGGTCACGCCTCCAGCCTCAGGGTGGGAGGGCCGGAAGGGGTCCTCAGCCCAGGGAGCACTTGGTGCTCTTCTTGTCACAGGTTTTCAGATCAGCGCTGGGGTGCTTATTGCTGTTTCcctggagggagaagggaagaagtGTTGTTGAAGTGGGAAGAAGAGAGTAGGGTGTGAAGGGCTGGGTGGGACATGAGGCCATGAACTCTTTGCAGGGGACCCACCCTCATGGGAAGTTTTAGCATTGCTCCCCTCCTTAGATTTTACTtggaatgcacacacacacacacacacagtattgtatcacacacacaaatacacacacacacagtattatATCTAACCCAGCAGAATTAACTCACTGATCTCCGGCCTCCTGACTTGAGCAGGATGTCCCGGGCCAAGGAACTGAAGGCCTAAAGCGGAGAAAAGAGGGAATGCTTAGAACAGATTGGAGGGGAGTTAAAAATCCATCTTCCAatactccttctcttttgggAGGTCTCACCTCATCCACATTCATACTGGACTTGGCACTTGTCTCGAAAAATCGGATTCCATGCTCCCGAGCCAActgtgggcagggcagggggtgggaggggatCGCAGGGTGGCAGGAGTGGGTATTGAAGCGGGAAGGAGAGAGTGGTTGAATAAAGAGCAACAGCCAACTCCTCTGCAGTCCAGCCTCATGCTGGTCCTCCCAGCCCAGTTCCACAACATCGCCCAGCTCGGCCCCCACCTTATCAGCCTGTTCCTTCTGCACCTTCCTCTTGGCCTCCATGTCACATTTGTTGCCCAGCAAGAGACGCTCCACCCCAGCTGAGGCATTCTGGTGGCAAAAGGGCAAGACAAGTAACAGCCGGGCCATCCTCATGGCACCCTTCTCCCTCCAGGCCCCACCCAGTTCCCTTCCCAAAGCCCTCATCGCCTTTGGAGGCTTCTCACCTCTTTGATGCTCTTCATCCAGTTCTGAATATTTTCAAAGGATTTTTCATCCGTGATGTCATATACTAGGATAATGCCCTAGGATGGTGGAGGTCACCGCGGAGGCTTGGGCCATATTCCTTGGCTTAAGCTTCCCACTGCCTCTCCTGCCACTGCCCTCTTAATGATCTTGAAGGTCCCATCTGCAGGTCTAGACAGCAAGCTCTGCGGAACCTTCTGCAACCCACACTGTGCCCCCTGCTCTCTTTCCCTGCTCCAATCCCTGTCCCTCTGTACTCATAAACCTACATTCTGTCACCCCACGCCCTCCTCCCTTGCCCAGACCCATACTCTGTACCATGGCTCCACGGTAATAGGCAGTAGTTATTGTCTTGAATCGCTCTTGGCCAGCTGTGTCCCTGAAGAGGTGGAACAGAGGGGTAGGATAGAGTGAAGAACTTTCCAAGAAGACAATTCCCCAAAAGAATTTAGCTTTTGCAACAGGGTGGAGCGGAGAGGAATAGAATCAGGGAGCAAGGAGGATGGGATGAACGACCTTTGGGCTGCGGTTGAGAGATGGTAGAGACCCATGAAACAAGCTCTCTCTTGGATGTTCGCTGAGTGCTTACTTTGTGTCAGGTATTGTGTGTATGTATCATTTTATTTACTCCTTAGTCTAACTTTGTAAGATGCGTTttattgtccccatttcacaaatgaaacaGATTTGGAGAGGCTGAATAATTAGTACAGATCATACAGCAGGTAAGTAACAGGAACCGGATCTGAAGCCTTGTCTGCTTGTATCTGTCATATTATAATGCCTCCATTAAGCCTTTCACCATTAAACACCACCAGGGTCTCCAGCTTTCTTTATGAAGTTCAGGTCAAACCTCTGTACTGGGCTTTCTTGGCTCTCCATAATTTACAGAGAACATTGGCCTTGGAGTCAATGCCTTAAATCTGCCATTTAACTGC
This is a stretch of genomic DNA from Tamandua tetradactyla isolate mTamTet1 chromosome 4, mTamTet1.pri, whole genome shotgun sequence. It encodes these proteins:
- the JTB gene encoding protein JTB, which encodes MPAGAWRRGLPPGRSLCWLFCALAWALCQAEAPVREEKQSVSTSNLPCWMVEEFVVAEECAPCSDFQSKTTLECSSTGYVEKITCSSSKRNEFKSCRSALMEQHLFWKFEGAVVGVALVFACLVIVRQRLLDRKALEKVRKQIESI
- the CREB3L4 gene encoding cyclic AMP-responsive element-binding protein 3-like protein 4 isoform X2, which translates into the protein MDLGTPDLLDVWLEPPEDIFSTGSFLELGLHCPPPEVPGTKLQEQGLQGWESSGDHGCGLQESEPEDFLKLFIDPNEVYCSEASPGSDSGISEDPGRSDSPPAPRVPSSPALYEVVYETGALENMQGEAGPAVGLISIQLGHWHPPFMVPEACMVSELPLDAHPRILPRAGTIAPVPPASLLPCQTLFLTDEEKRLLGQEGVSLPSHLPLTKAEERVLKKVRRKIRNKQSAQDSRRRKKEYIDGLENRVAACSAQNQELQKKVQELERHNISLVAQLRQLQTLIAQTSNKAAQTSTCVLILLFSLALIILPSLSPFQGLPEDGPEDYQPHGVISRNILAHKDMPENMETPVAESQLGRPPGAVVTNGSTRKLLEKMGEKTGPSGHVRTVLHADEM
- the RAB13 gene encoding ras-related protein Rab-13: MAKAYDHLFKLLLIGDSGVGKTCLIIRFAEDNFNNTYISTIGIDFKIRTVDIEGKKIKLQVWDTAGQERFKTITTAYYRGAMGIILVYDITDEKSFENIQNWMKSIKENASAGVERLLLGNKCDMEAKRKVQKEQADKLAREHGIRFFETSAKSSMNVDEAFSSLARDILLKSGGRRSGNSNKHPSADLKTCDKKSTKCSLG
- the CREB3L4 gene encoding cyclic AMP-responsive element-binding protein 3-like protein 4 isoform X1 is translated as MDLGTPDLLDVWLEPPEDIFSTGSFLELGLHCPPPEVPGTKLQEQGLQGWESSGDHGCGLQESEPEDFLKLFIDPNEVYCSEASPGSDSGISEDPGRSDSPPAPRVPSSPALYEVVYETGALENMQGEAGPAVGLISIQLGHWHPPFMVPEACMVSELPLDAHPRILPRAGTIAPVPPASLQLPCQTLFLTDEEKRLLGQEGVSLPSHLPLTKAEERVLKKVRRKIRNKQSAQDSRRRKKEYIDGLENRVAACSAQNQELQKKVQELERHNISLVAQLRQLQTLIAQTSNKAAQTSTCVLILLFSLALIILPSLSPFQGLPEDGPEDYQPHGVISRNILAHKDMPENMETPVAESQLGRPPGAVVTNGSTRKLLEKMGEKTGPSGHVRTVLHADEM